The following proteins come from a genomic window of Falco rusticolus isolate bFalRus1 chromosome 9, bFalRus1.pri, whole genome shotgun sequence:
- the LRRC18 gene encoding leucine-rich repeat-containing protein 18, protein MAKGKAKGQKGKVITLKIAKNSIRISFDGGRRLDLSKMGITTFPQCILKLADVDELDLSRNMLKKIPSSIQKFQKLRWLDLHSNQLEELPKTIGTLQNLFYLNICNNKLTSKHLPEELNLLKNLRILNLGLNCLDSIPTSLGALKELKEIGLFDNTLTAIPNSVKNLPKLKKLNAKRNPFPDSTEQEEHADPVKGIETLYLVQEKDLCCSCLKMCQDERDKLNKLKNVTPSPSEKPHFPLLQTPNSSAKDNQEEWRLRDKHP, encoded by the coding sequence ATGGCCAAGGGGAAAGCAAAAGGTCAAAAAGGGAAGGTGATCACCTTGAAAATTGCCAAAAATTCTATCCGGATATCTTTTGATGGAGGGCGCCGTCTTGACTTAAGCAAGATGGGCATCACCACCTTTCCTCAGTGCATTCTGAAACTGGCTGACGTGGATGAACTCGATTTGAGcagaaacatgttaaaaaagATTCCAAGCAGCATCCAGAAATTCCAGAAACTGCGCTGGCTGGACCTGCATAGTAATCAGCTTGAGGAGCTGCCCAAGACAATAGGTACACTTCAAAACCTTTTCTACCTGAATATATGCAACAACAAGCTGACCAGCAAACATCTGCCAGAAGAGTTAAACCTTCTCAAGAACCTGCGTATTCTCAACCTTGGCTTGAACTGTCTTGACAGTATCCCCACTAGTCTTGGGGCCCTGAAGGAACTTAAGGAGATAGGTCTCTTTGACAACACCTTGACCGCCATCCCAAACAGTGTGAAAAATCTCCCCAAGCTCAAGAAACTGAATGCAAAAAGAAACCCTTTCCCAGATTCAACAGAGCAAGAAGAGCATGCCGACCCCGTTAAAGGCATAGAAACACTCTACCTGGTACAAGAGAAAGACCTGTGCTGTTCCTGCCTGAAGATGTGTCAGGATGAGAGGGATAAGCTGAACAAGTTAAAGAACGTGACACCTAGCCCCTCAGAGAAGCCACATTTCCCTTTACTCCAGACACCCAATTCCTCTGCAAAGGATAACCAAGAAGAATGGAGATTAAGAGATAAACATCCCTGA